The following are encoded in a window of Amaranthus tricolor cultivar Red isolate AtriRed21 chromosome 2, ASM2621246v1, whole genome shotgun sequence genomic DNA:
- the LOC130805044 gene encoding glutamine synthetase nodule isozyme-like, producing MSLLNDLINLNLSETTDKIIAEYIWIGGSGLDMRSKARTLPGPVSDPAELPKWNYDGSSTNQAPGDDSEVIIYPQAIFKDPFRRGNNILVMCDAYTPAGEPIPTNKRFNANKIFSHPDVVAEEPWYGIEQEYTLLQKDINWPLGWPVGGFPGPQGPYYCGVGADKSFGRDIVDAHYKACLYAGINISGINGEVMPGQWEFQVGPTIGISSGDQVWVARYILERIAEIAGAIVSFDPKPVKGDWNGAGAHTNYSTKSMRNDGGIDVIKKAIEKLSLRHKEHISSYGEGNERRLTGRHETADIGTFSWGVANRGASVRVGRDTEKAGKGYFEDRRPASNMDPYVVTSMIAETTILWKP from the exons ATGTCTCTCCTAAATGATCTCATTAACCTTAATCTTTCTGAGACTACCGATAAGATTATCGCTGAATACATATG GATCGGAGGATCTGGCTTGGATATGAGAAGCAAAGCAAGG ACTCTACCGGGACCAGTGAGCGATCCAGCAGAATTGCCGAAATGGAATTACGACGGATCAAGTACCAACCAAGCCCCTGGTGACGACAGTGAAGTCATCATTTA CCCTCAAGCAATATTCAAGGATCCATTTAGAAGAGGAAACAATATCTTG GTGATGTGTGATGCATACACCCCGGCTGGAGAACCAATTCCAACAAACAAGAGGTTCAATGCTAACAAGATCTTTAGCCATCCCGACGTCGTCGCTGAGGAGCCGTG GTATGGCATTGAACAAGAGTACACACTCCTCCAGAAGGATATCAACTGGCCTCTTGGATGGCCAGTTGGTGGCTTCCCTGGTCCTCAG GGGCCTTACTATTGTGGTGTAGGGGCTGATAAATCGTTTGGCCGAGACATTGTGGATGCTCATTATAAGGCATGTCTCTATGCTGGTATCAATATCAGTGGAATTAATGGTGAAGTTATGCCTGGACAG TGGGAATTCCAAGTTGGTCCTACTATTGGAATTTCGTCTGGGGATCAAGTCTGGGTTGCAAGATACATTCTAGAG AGAATTGCTGAAATTGCTGGAGCCATAGTTTCTTTTGACCCTAAACCAGTGAAG GGTGACTGGAATGGTGCTGGTGCTCACACTAACTACAG CACTAAGTCGATGAGGAATGATGGTGGGATCGATGTGATCAAGAAAGCGATTGAGAAGTTGAGCCTCCGCCACAAGGAGCACATTTCCTCTTATGGAGAGGGCAACGAGAGAAGACTCACTGGTCGTCATGAGACAGCTGATATCGGCACTTTCTCTTGG GGCGTTGCAAATAGGGGTGCTTCAGTTCGTGTTGGTCGTGACACCGAGAAAGCGGGCAAAG GTTACTTTGAAGACAGAAGGCCAGCTTCAAACATGGATCCTTATGTGGTGACCTCCATGATTGCTGAAACAACTATCCTCTGGAAGCCTTGA